From the genome of Virgibacillus proomii, one region includes:
- a CDS encoding GNAT family N-acetyltransferase, producing MNSEIRIEQLVEKHELEKVIPIEKAIWGNATPVHQTYTTVKNGGLMLGAYDTDQLVGFSYGFSAYDGKEVYLYSHMLGITQPYQKMGLGMKLKLKQAEIAEQMGYTKMKWTFDPLQSLNAYLNLAKLGAVGMTYKENYYGEMKDELNQGMPSDRMIIEWYWNQRSSMDVQKVVDDQLLLREVNGNPVTADIADQLLQGKEYFVTIPNNILELKKEDLQKALEWRMKTREVFLSLFKQGFQAKHFIRDSNRPFGYFYFSK from the coding sequence ATGAATAGCGAGATTAGGATTGAACAGTTGGTGGAAAAACATGAATTGGAAAAGGTGATCCCCATAGAGAAGGCGATCTGGGGAAATGCTACACCTGTGCATCAGACCTATACAACAGTAAAAAATGGTGGGCTTATGCTTGGCGCATATGATACGGACCAATTAGTCGGCTTTTCATATGGGTTTAGTGCCTATGATGGAAAAGAAGTATATTTATATTCGCATATGCTTGGAATTACTCAACCATATCAAAAAATGGGGTTAGGGATGAAGCTAAAGTTAAAGCAAGCAGAAATAGCAGAGCAAATGGGGTATACCAAAATGAAGTGGACATTTGATCCGCTGCAAAGCTTAAATGCATATCTTAATTTGGCTAAACTCGGAGCTGTCGGAATGACATATAAAGAGAATTACTATGGTGAAATGAAGGATGAGTTAAATCAAGGAATGCCCTCTGATCGTATGATTATAGAGTGGTATTGGAACCAGCGTTCATCAATGGATGTCCAGAAAGTAGTCGATGATCAACTGTTATTAAGAGAAGTTAACGGAAATCCAGTTACGGCAGATATAGCTGATCAGTTGCTTCAAGGAAAGGAATATTTTGTCACTATTCCTAACAATATACTAGAGTTAAAAAAAGAAGATTTGCAAAAGGCATTAGAATGGCGAATGAAAACACGCGAAGTTTTCCTGTCGCTATTCAAACAAGGTTTCCAAGCAAAGCACTTTATACGTGATTCTAATCGACCGTTTGGATATTTTTATTTTTCGAAATAA
- a CDS encoding lamin tail domain-containing protein — protein sequence MKKRKLHTLLAVITAITLVITNLLQTSSIAYAAVSNSQQQTEKWNEQSNESSNSSEEIKQPLEIQHDVPESFIAYENQQITATIPTATKATLYYQPTPFSKPVAVMMNKEENNTFTTSIPATSLWSEKINYWIVADNGQTQQTSNTFTVPIKKESKADSQAAPHLMITEVNLGNEPFIEVYNNTTEAVPLKDYSLLIQGKKIEFNDSPLIPAGKTKIIRFTNKANHVETFNHHYNTNLKSEQFIMVGHVTISAKDSTIKFIKQEENKEISEITYNYHEASASQLFYFHNNQMNDGGVAETATPGTLIHGQIPDQQVEIEVPQETPQDNSKQEKTANSTKPVQEKKNKNSTNKAETANEESIIKHEPVEQISNANDLTIRATASHVKNLTLKYKTGKQMMTQELSFIKMEGTDTFTVTVPKQYLWSPSFSYQIVAETMDGGTIVYPKENDIHVTVDQVTNMDTQKLPKLLITEITPDTTNVNKADGYEFIEIYNNSNQSINMKDYQLFYRYPDGTADQVWKLSDNKVIEPQESFIVWIKNFGNQDKTLADFNQQYGLNLPESHVTEIYNDGMANGNQRTLVVADKFNNEIVQATYNDTATDDTLPDQGIVYSYPREGTKMLKVGIGETITPLTIVPGQAPEKTVKIEDENAAKPIIKNPAVTVDNDQITINVNISSKQKLLGATISISQSDKADYQTWQLEPSKDDPTIYSVTIPRDAIWSDKINFYLTASNEAGETKTKVQEYNFPVENIDYQKVPPLLITELVPDTTNSNGADAYEFIEVYNNSTESINFKDYSIRYRYPNTGAGNDLIWDPKDDQEVMVDPGETIVFWIINHANTDKTAADFNANFKTNLIEGKNLFKIYNTSMANSGQRTLIIATKTGKELSYASYNDEVDVDDTAANKGIFYRYPTDGGLYSKKISAGKSPATPGSVLTEQVPAEKVNLPKDTEKPVIKHTTNNKEITLDEPVTLSATITDNLDVKSVSVYYRTDKTADFKKVNLETQADHKYEHIVYEPEFIGKRELEYYFVASDGRNESISNSSTINIKTSTIQEGLRLNVSNNELLSGEKVMKATTDDGKTAPKLFIDNNEATNTFKAMESEAYFAFDVKDTNIYFQNGVTMGDEILRIFDDTHTKFTTLTVPIPADKLKQNENTITIRAGNKVGPFDETSQENRDDFTIKNIRLVLSDGTTIYDPKYSDPNQDYSIGDSPGKNAVYDFTFNLGEEEFASTAYLFDTTKVPDGKHHIKAVSDNEEVAATVITDNTKPIILPSIKDGETYKGEFIINAEAKDETSEVTSLTAQLDGEYISLPYQTSSALLKPGKHELVYQATDAANNTVEKKVTFHVVEEHPFLPDWLANDPDSTSANLSVTVKDPTNDEMNVDFYQAYQYTAADKNITISQNAVDTEPPKGYLPEGEERITDDRRNQLQVRDGNKLETESDYQFPYHRFDVTVDQQVDENDEIEIVWNGSSLEGRKVTMYAWNYQTSKWDALITTIAGKEDFELVGTVQGQEYVQDQKISVIVQDQIAAIGEEFSFVWMSDTQYYTESYPYIYEKQTEWIVKNREKLNIEYVFHTGDIVNVYNDLNQWNVADKAMKTLDDAGVPYGVLAGNHDVNNKDHDYSYYSRFFGEDRFKNNDYYGGSFQNNRGHYDLMSVNGIDFIMIYLGWGIEEEGIAWVNQVLEAHPNRKAILNVHEYLLATGNRSPIGDQLFEKVVVPNENVFAVLSGHYHNAQTLVDDIDDNGDGFADRTVYQMLADYQGGPEGGQGYLRILNFKMKDNQVYVQTYSPYLDDYNYYDPTEYPGKDEFSFEFDTAAQTKKVATDYIEVNVYTDEKIGTVNNVPSGKKASVIWNDLDPNHEYFWYTIATDKFGGKTRSSIWNFLTVDGEIIEPENPEKPENPEDDGQPGGGTNDGKNEQDNSTGRDGGQGSTGSDQDSNNNEKPSMEQPAADNGINQSKPNQTRDDSQAPIIENTSNHNGTGSSSLPNTATNIFNWMLIGTLLLLLGTSVWLNQSYRKKTTYSLRNKS from the coding sequence ATGAAAAAAAGAAAATTACATACGCTTTTAGCAGTAATAACTGCAATTACGCTAGTCATCACAAATTTATTACAAACTAGCTCTATTGCTTATGCCGCTGTTTCTAATTCACAGCAACAGACAGAAAAATGGAATGAGCAATCAAATGAAAGTTCCAATTCATCTGAAGAAATAAAGCAACCATTAGAAATTCAACATGACGTACCTGAATCGTTTATTGCTTACGAAAATCAGCAAATAACCGCAACCATTCCAACCGCAACAAAAGCAACCTTATACTATCAGCCTACACCATTTTCTAAGCCGGTTGCAGTAATGATGAATAAGGAAGAAAACAATACCTTTACAACTTCTATCCCAGCTACTTCTCTTTGGTCAGAAAAAATCAACTATTGGATTGTAGCTGATAATGGGCAAACCCAACAAACTTCAAACACTTTTACAGTCCCTATCAAAAAAGAATCTAAAGCTGATTCACAAGCCGCTCCACATCTTATGATAACGGAAGTTAACCTAGGTAACGAGCCATTTATCGAAGTGTATAACAATACGACAGAAGCTGTACCGTTAAAAGATTATTCGTTATTGATTCAGGGTAAAAAAATTGAATTTAATGATTCACCGCTAATTCCAGCTGGAAAGACCAAAATCATCCGTTTTACTAACAAAGCGAATCATGTGGAAACCTTTAATCATCATTACAATACAAACTTAAAAAGTGAGCAATTCATCATGGTTGGTCATGTAACAATATCAGCGAAAGATTCAACCATCAAATTTATTAAACAAGAGGAAAATAAAGAAATATCCGAAATTACTTACAACTATCATGAAGCTAGTGCAAGTCAACTCTTTTATTTTCACAATAACCAGATGAATGACGGTGGCGTAGCCGAAACAGCTACACCTGGTACATTAATTCATGGACAAATACCAGATCAACAAGTGGAAATAGAAGTACCTCAAGAAACTCCTCAAGATAACAGCAAACAAGAAAAGACAGCCAATTCCACAAAACCAGTTCAAGAAAAAAAGAATAAAAACTCTACAAATAAAGCAGAAACGGCTAACGAAGAATCGATTATTAAGCACGAGCCGGTGGAACAGATTTCCAATGCAAACGATCTAACTATTCGCGCAACTGCCTCTCATGTGAAAAACTTGACACTAAAATATAAAACTGGAAAGCAAATGATGACCCAAGAGCTTTCTTTTATAAAAATGGAGGGAACAGATACATTTACCGTAACGGTGCCAAAACAATACCTTTGGTCACCTAGTTTTAGCTACCAAATAGTTGCAGAGACTATGGACGGCGGAACAATTGTATACCCAAAAGAGAATGATATACACGTTACCGTCGATCAAGTAACGAACATGGATACGCAAAAGCTTCCTAAGCTATTAATTACTGAAATCACTCCTGACACTACAAATGTGAATAAAGCAGATGGTTATGAGTTCATTGAGATCTATAATAATTCAAACCAATCTATTAATATGAAAGACTATCAATTATTTTATCGTTATCCTGACGGTACAGCCGATCAAGTATGGAAGCTATCTGATAACAAAGTAATTGAGCCGCAAGAAAGCTTTATTGTCTGGATTAAAAATTTCGGCAACCAAGACAAAACACTTGCAGACTTCAATCAACAATATGGGCTAAATCTGCCAGAAAGTCATGTGACAGAAATTTATAATGATGGAATGGCTAATGGCAATCAGCGCACCTTAGTCGTTGCAGATAAGTTTAATAACGAAATTGTGCAAGCAACCTATAATGATACTGCAACAGATGATACACTTCCAGATCAAGGCATTGTATACAGTTACCCTCGAGAAGGAACAAAGATGCTGAAGGTTGGAATTGGTGAAACGATTACACCATTAACCATCGTTCCTGGGCAAGCTCCGGAAAAAACTGTCAAGATTGAAGACGAAAATGCAGCTAAACCGATCATTAAAAATCCTGCGGTTACCGTTGACAACGATCAAATTACGATAAATGTAAACATCTCATCTAAACAGAAGTTATTAGGAGCAACTATTTCAATTTCACAAAGTGACAAAGCAGATTATCAAACTTGGCAATTAGAACCTTCTAAAGATGACCCGACTATCTATTCCGTGACAATTCCTCGGGATGCGATATGGAGCGATAAAATAAACTTTTATTTAACAGCTTCCAATGAAGCGGGTGAGACAAAAACTAAAGTTCAAGAATACAACTTTCCAGTAGAAAATATAGATTATCAAAAGGTGCCGCCTCTTTTAATTACTGAACTTGTTCCGGATACGACAAATAGTAATGGCGCTGATGCCTATGAGTTTATCGAAGTCTATAACAATTCAACAGAATCGATTAATTTTAAAGACTATTCGATCCGTTATCGTTATCCGAATACAGGTGCGGGAAATGACTTAATTTGGGACCCAAAAGATGACCAAGAAGTGATGGTTGATCCCGGAGAAACAATCGTATTCTGGATAATAAATCATGCAAACACAGATAAAACAGCTGCTGATTTTAATGCGAATTTTAAAACAAATTTAATAGAAGGGAAAAACCTTTTTAAGATTTATAATACATCAATGGCGAACAGCGGCCAGCGTACACTAATTATTGCTACCAAAACAGGAAAAGAACTCTCCTATGCAAGCTATAATGATGAAGTTGATGTAGATGATACGGCAGCTAACAAAGGCATCTTTTATCGTTATCCAACCGACGGAGGACTTTATTCGAAAAAAATCAGTGCCGGAAAATCCCCGGCAACTCCAGGATCTGTATTAACGGAACAAGTGCCAGCTGAAAAAGTCAATTTACCTAAAGACACAGAAAAACCAGTAATTAAACATACAACAAATAACAAGGAAATTACTTTAGACGAACCTGTTACTCTTTCAGCCACCATTACAGATAATCTTGATGTTAAATCCGTTAGTGTTTATTATCGCACAGATAAAACAGCCGACTTTAAAAAAGTTAATTTAGAAACACAAGCTGATCATAAATATGAACATATTGTTTATGAACCAGAGTTCATTGGCAAACGTGAATTAGAATATTATTTTGTCGCAAGCGATGGTAGAAATGAATCGATTTCTAATTCCAGTACAATCAACATTAAAACTTCAACGATACAAGAAGGTTTACGACTAAATGTTAGCAATAATGAGCTGCTTTCTGGAGAAAAAGTAATGAAGGCGACAACAGATGATGGAAAAACTGCACCTAAATTATTTATCGATAACAATGAAGCGACAAACACCTTTAAAGCAATGGAATCAGAGGCATATTTTGCTTTCGATGTTAAAGATACAAATATTTATTTTCAAAACGGAGTGACGATGGGAGATGAAATTCTCCGGATATTCGATGATACACATACGAAATTTACTACATTAACTGTTCCAATCCCTGCTGATAAACTGAAACAGAATGAAAACACCATTACCATTCGGGCCGGTAACAAAGTAGGGCCATTTGATGAAACCTCTCAAGAAAATCGGGATGATTTTACCATTAAAAACATTCGCTTGGTTTTATCTGATGGAACAACGATATATGATCCAAAATACAGTGATCCAAATCAGGATTATTCGATTGGCGACAGCCCTGGAAAAAATGCAGTTTATGATTTCACGTTTAATCTTGGAGAAGAAGAATTTGCTTCAACCGCTTATTTATTTGATACAACGAAAGTACCCGATGGCAAGCATCACATAAAAGCTGTTTCGGATAACGAAGAAGTTGCCGCTACGGTTATAACGGATAATACAAAGCCGATTATTCTTCCTTCTATCAAAGATGGTGAAACATATAAAGGCGAATTTATAATTAATGCAGAAGCAAAAGATGAAACAAGTGAAGTTACTTCACTAACTGCACAATTAGATGGAGAATATATTTCACTTCCTTATCAGACTTCTTCTGCCCTTTTAAAACCAGGAAAACATGAGCTCGTCTATCAAGCTACAGACGCCGCAAACAATACGGTAGAAAAAAAGGTAACATTTCATGTAGTGGAAGAGCATCCGTTCTTACCTGACTGGCTGGCAAATGATCCGGATAGTACCAGTGCTAATCTATCCGTTACGGTAAAAGATCCGACAAATGATGAAATGAATGTTGATTTTTATCAAGCGTATCAATATACTGCTGCAGATAAAAATATAACCATTTCCCAGAATGCTGTTGATACCGAGCCTCCCAAGGGGTATCTTCCTGAAGGAGAAGAACGTATAACAGATGATAGGCGCAACCAATTACAAGTACGCGATGGAAACAAACTAGAAACGGAATCCGATTATCAATTTCCTTATCACCGTTTTGATGTTACTGTCGATCAACAGGTAGATGAAAACGACGAAATTGAAATTGTTTGGAACGGTTCTTCCTTAGAAGGCAGAAAAGTAACCATGTACGCTTGGAACTATCAAACTAGTAAATGGGATGCTCTTATAACTACGATTGCCGGAAAAGAAGACTTTGAACTTGTGGGAACTGTTCAGGGGCAGGAATATGTTCAAGATCAAAAAATAAGTGTTATCGTTCAAGATCAGATTGCTGCTATTGGGGAAGAATTCAGCTTTGTTTGGATGTCTGACACACAATACTATACGGAAAGCTATCCATATATTTATGAAAAGCAAACAGAGTGGATCGTAAAAAATAGAGAAAAACTAAACATTGAATATGTTTTTCACACAGGAGACATCGTAAATGTGTATAATGATTTAAACCAATGGAATGTTGCAGATAAAGCTATGAAAACGTTAGATGATGCAGGTGTTCCATATGGAGTTCTTGCTGGAAACCATGATGTCAACAACAAAGACCATGATTATAGTTACTATAGTCGTTTCTTTGGAGAAGATCGCTTTAAAAATAATGATTATTATGGAGGTTCGTTTCAAAACAACCGTGGACATTATGATTTAATGTCTGTAAACGGTATTGACTTTATTATGATATATCTTGGTTGGGGAATTGAAGAAGAGGGCATTGCCTGGGTAAATCAAGTTCTTGAAGCTCATCCTAACAGAAAAGCTATTCTTAATGTACATGAATATCTATTAGCGACTGGTAATAGAAGCCCTATCGGGGATCAGCTTTTTGAAAAAGTGGTTGTACCAAATGAAAATGTCTTTGCCGTATTGTCTGGACATTATCATAATGCCCAAACGTTGGTAGATGACATTGATGATAATGGAGACGGCTTTGCTGATCGGACCGTTTATCAAATGTTGGCTGATTATCAAGGCGGCCCTGAAGGCGGTCAAGGATATTTACGGATTTTAAATTTCAAAATGAAAGATAATCAAGTCTATGTCCAAACGTATTCTCCTTATCTGGATGATTATAATTATTATGATCCAACGGAGTATCCTGGAAAAGATGAATTTTCTTTTGAGTTTGATACAGCAGCACAAACAAAAAAGGTTGCTACGGATTACATTGAAGTCAATGTTTATACAGACGAAAAAATCGGTACCGTAAACAATGTTCCAAGTGGTAAAAAAGCTTCTGTCATATGGAATGATTTAGATCCGAACCATGAATATTTCTGGTATACGATAGCGACGGATAAATTTGGCGGCAAAACACGCTCCAGCATTTGGAATTTTCTAACCGTTGATGGAGAAATCATTGAACCAGAAAATCCAGAGAAGCCGGAAAATCCAGAGGACGACGGCCAACCAGGTGGAGGTACCAATGATGGTAAAAACGAGCAAGATAATTCTACCGGTAGGGATGGCGGCCAGGGATCTACTGGAAGCGATCAAGATAGTAACAACAATGAAAAGCCTAGCATGGAGCAACCAGCAGCGGATAATGGCATCAACCAATCGAAACCAAATCAAACAAGGGATGATAGCCAAGCTCCAATTATTGAAAATACCTCCAATCACAATGGTACAGGATCATCTTCCTTACCGAATACAGCAACAAATATATTTAATTGGATGTTAATCGGCACACTCTTATTACTCCTTGGTACAAGTGTATGGCTGAATCAATCCTATCGTAAAAAAACAACCTATTCATTAAGAAACAAAAGCTAG
- a CDS encoding GH25 family lysozyme, which produces MGVTQQPTTREAQGTYREERAEQFIVFLHHECTKDKLLNELMSADKAALFLVADVEEQTTDMAPATQAFIDTLKAKGWKGDLYSGHDTYKPLDMDKVKADFVWIPRYGSNKPACPCDLWQYTETGRLVSSNVDLNKLTGSKLLSYFTGGSLMYSKPLNR; this is translated from the coding sequence GTGGGGGTTACACAACAACCAACCACTAGAGAAGCGCAAGGCACTTATCGTGAGGAAAGGGCTGAACAATTTATAGTGTTTTTACACCATGAATGCACGAAGGATAAACTTCTAAATGAGTTAATGAGCGCTGATAAGGCTGCGCTTTTTTTAGTGGCTGATGTGGAAGAACAAACCACAGACATGGCGCCAGCTACCCAGGCATTTATTGATACGTTGAAAGCGAAGGGGTGGAAGGGTGATCTATATTCAGGCCACGACACCTATAAGCCGCTGGACATGGACAAGGTGAAAGCAGACTTTGTTTGGATCCCGCGTTATGGTAGCAACAAGCCAGCTTGCCCGTGTGATTTATGGCAATATACGGAGACTGGTCGTCTTGTGTCCAGTAATGTGGACTTGAACAAACTGACTGGTAGCAAGTTGTTGTCATATTTTACTGGCGGTAGTCTAATGTACAGCAAACCGCTAAACCGGTGA
- a CDS encoding LysM peptidoglycan-binding domain-containing protein yields MKPSSKPAAAFSTYTVKSGDTLSGIVAKYGTSVAALQHLIYKGQKIKLSRSAQAKPVAKYHTVRAGDAVSGLAVKYGST; encoded by the coding sequence GTGAAGCCATCCAGTAAGCCTGCTGCCGCTTTCAGTACTTATACCGTAAAATCTGGAGATACGTTGTCAGGCATTGTGGCTAAGTATGGTACAAGCGTAGCAGCCCTGCAGCACCTGATCTATAAGGGACAAAAGATCAAGCTGTCCAGATCTGCACAAGCAAAGCCGGTCGCTAAATACCATACAGTTAGAGCAGGAGATGCCGTATCTGGACTTGCTGTTAAATATGGTAGTACGTAA
- a CDS encoding SAR2788 family putative toxin, with protein sequence MLADERLKLDDKATFQKGCPPRRKILRCILLDIGLRQRGIPLCLNRLLDKADQETGEVFDINSSEISASVIPAIPIIVGFLARFGIKWVVKKFGKKAIKSAVKDLNKQLKKSP encoded by the coding sequence TTGCTAGCAGATGAGCGCTTAAAGCTAGACGACAAAGCTACTTTTCAAAAAGGTTGTCCCCCACGTAGAAAGATATTGCGGTGTATACTTTTAGATATTGGTCTAAGACAAAGGGGGATACCCCTTTGTCTTAATCGTTTATTAGATAAAGCTGATCAGGAAACTGGTGAAGTATTTGATATAAATTCATCTGAAATCAGTGCCTCTGTAATACCTGCTATCCCTATAATAGTCGGATTTTTAGCAAGATTTGGTATCAAATGGGTTGTAAAGAAGTTTGGAAAAAAGGCTATTAAAAGCGCAGTTAAAGATTTAAATAAACAACTGAAAAAAAGTCCCTAG
- a CDS encoding aspartate:alanine exchanger family transporter, translating to MESLLHDLLDEQLTLVFIILFLGSFLGQIKIKKLSLGTAGVLLIAMIFGHFGYQVSPIIQKFGLSLFTVAIGLQAGPRFFRMIRSNGIIFCVISLFIVSSAVLTTVLVAKVFDLTAPLSIGLMTGALTSTPGLAAALQATNDPIASVGYGIGYPFGVLAIILFVQLLPRFSKVDLMEDLEKTNHPVKNEHSPEVMSFKVTNPKLHKKTLKELAISKKAVVISRIIRNGHTMIALSDTTVLMGDNLVTVGEEKELKSFGNYVGQQVNTQLENPDNIQFKKVTVEDETIIGKSIQELKLRKKYGATVTRIERKGLELNQHPNLSLLRGDVLTIVSTEDRLNQIEKLFSQKNVTLTNIHIFSISITLLLGIMLGMLPIYIPGLGTITLGIAGGPLFIALIIGHFGHIGPIHVRYFEPVNHVIRELGLVLFLAGAGTTAGKGFVDVIQTEGVKLAIGGTIITLVPIFLGYLAAKKLFKLSIVHSLGSLCGGRTSTPALGVLNQVVDTDDAIIAYAAAYPFSLIFVAISAQLMMFFM from the coding sequence ATGGAATCTTTACTGCATGATCTACTAGATGAACAACTTACTTTAGTTTTTATTATTTTATTTCTTGGCTCCTTTCTAGGCCAAATCAAAATAAAAAAATTAAGCTTAGGAACTGCCGGAGTATTACTCATTGCTATGATTTTTGGTCATTTTGGGTATCAAGTTTCACCAATCATTCAAAAATTCGGATTGAGCTTATTTACTGTAGCTATCGGTCTTCAAGCCGGGCCACGTTTTTTCCGAATGATTCGTTCAAATGGCATCATTTTTTGTGTTATTTCTTTATTTATCGTCTCCAGCGCTGTGTTAACGACAGTGTTAGTTGCAAAAGTATTTGATCTTACAGCACCATTAAGTATCGGATTGATGACGGGAGCATTAACAAGTACACCGGGCTTAGCTGCTGCATTACAGGCAACAAACGATCCAATTGCCTCCGTGGGCTATGGAATTGGCTATCCTTTTGGAGTACTTGCAATCATTCTATTTGTTCAGCTTTTGCCCCGTTTTAGTAAAGTAGACCTTATGGAAGACTTAGAGAAAACGAATCATCCGGTTAAAAATGAACATTCTCCTGAAGTCATGTCATTTAAAGTTACAAACCCGAAGCTCCATAAAAAAACGTTAAAAGAGCTTGCAATCAGTAAAAAAGCCGTTGTCATCAGCAGGATTATTCGTAATGGTCATACGATGATTGCGCTCAGTGATACTACAGTTTTAATGGGTGATAATCTTGTTACTGTTGGCGAAGAGAAAGAACTGAAATCTTTCGGTAATTATGTTGGCCAGCAAGTGAATACCCAGCTTGAAAATCCTGATAATATACAATTCAAAAAAGTAACTGTAGAGGACGAAACGATAATCGGAAAAAGTATTCAAGAATTGAAGCTCCGAAAAAAATATGGTGCGACAGTAACTAGAATTGAACGAAAAGGACTGGAATTAAACCAGCATCCAAATTTGAGTTTACTTCGTGGCGATGTATTAACAATTGTAAGCACGGAAGATCGTTTAAACCAGATAGAAAAACTCTTCTCACAAAAAAATGTGACACTTACAAACATTCATATTTTCTCGATTAGCATAACCCTATTATTAGGGATCATGCTTGGAATGCTCCCCATTTACATACCGGGACTTGGAACAATTACGCTCGGAATAGCTGGAGGCCCTTTATTTATCGCCTTAATTATCGGCCATTTTGGTCATATTGGTCCGATTCATGTACGCTATTTTGAGCCTGTTAATCATGTTATTCGTGAATTAGGACTTGTATTATTTTTAGCGGGTGCAGGTACAACAGCAGGAAAGGGTTTTGTAGATGTGATTCAAACAGAAGGAGTTAAATTGGCAATTGGAGGCACAATAATAACACTTGTGCCAATCTTTTTAGGATATTTAGCAGCAAAAAAACTGTTTAAACTTAGCATTGTCCATTCACTTGGCTCGCTATGCGGAGGCAGAACAAGTACACCCGCCTTAGGTGTATTAAACCAAGTAGTCGATACAGATGATGCCATTATTGCTTACGCTGCTGCTTATCCATTTTCACTTATTTTTGTTGCCATTTCAGCGCAATTAATGATGTTTTTTATGTAA